Proteins co-encoded in one Dehalococcoidales bacterium genomic window:
- a CDS encoding isocitrate/isopropylmalate family dehydrogenase gives ETNRGRRAVDSMVYSEQEIARLVRVGFELAQQRKKHLVSVDKANVLMSSRLWRQVTDEVALDYPDVTLEHLLVDACAMKLIQDPRYFDVVVTENMFGDILTDEASVLAGSLGMLPSASLADVPEAGRNIFGLYEPVHGSAPTIAKQDIANPLATILTLAMMLRYSFNLEQEAMAIENAVQKVLSQGYRTSDIINESGEVVGTVKMGQLVRSQLV, from the coding sequence GGGAAACAAACAGGGGCAGAAGAGCCGTCGATTCCATGGTTTATTCTGAGCAGGAAATCGCGCGTCTTGTAAGGGTTGGCTTTGAGCTCGCCCAACAGCGAAAAAAGCACCTGGTTAGTGTGGATAAGGCTAATGTGCTTATGTCTTCGCGGTTATGGCGTCAGGTAACAGATGAGGTTGCACTGGATTACCCGGATGTTACACTTGAGCACCTGCTTGTTGATGCTTGTGCTATGAAGCTGATACAGGATCCACGTTATTTTGATGTGGTTGTAACCGAAAATATGTTTGGGGATATTTTAACTGACGAAGCCTCTGTTCTGGCTGGCTCATTAGGAATGCTCCCTTCAGCAAGTCTGGCAGATGTGCCGGAAGCTGGCCGTAACATTTTTGGCTTATATGAGCCGGTTCATGGAAGTGCCCCGACTATCGCCAAACAGGATATTGCCAATCCACTTGCCACTATATTGACATTAGCGATGATGCTCAGATACTCATTTAACCTGGAACAGGAAGCCATGGCAATTGAAAATGCGGTGCAGAAAGTACTGTCTCAGGGGTACCGTACTTCTGATATAATTAATGAATCCGGTGAAGTTGTTGGTACAGTAAAAATGGGCCAACTTGTCAGGAGCCAATTGGTATAG